From one Spirochaetota bacterium genomic stretch:
- the lpdA gene encoding dihydrolipoyl dehydrogenase: MTHDIIIIGAGPGGYIAAERAGAQEKKVLLIEKSALGGVCLNEGCIPTKTLLNSAKLYAHGMHAAQFGVSFDNPRFDLTAAMAHKKTVMDKLRAGIAYLMKKYAVEVVTGSASFVDKNTVAVDGKDYSAPNIIIASGSEAFVPPIPGVKDNPRVMTNREILSIAEMPKSLVVVGGGVIGVEFATFFSTFGVKVDIVEMLPEIVPFMDTEIAPLLRKELKHVSFHLSAKVENVSGGTVEFTKDGKKESITADIILMAVGRRPNVAGLGLEKIGVDFDGKGIKVNEKMQTNVPGIYAIGDATGKWLLAHTASRMGEVAVNVIAGKNDRMRYNAVPWALYGMPEAAGCGMTEDEAKKNNVPYMKSSMQLRVNGRFLAENGSAGGICKVIAHKESGVILGVHMLGGACSEMIFGVAAMIESEIRINELKEIIFPHPSVSEIIRDVAFEMKI, encoded by the coding sequence ATGACACATGACATCATCATCATCGGCGCGGGGCCTGGCGGGTATATCGCGGCGGAACGGGCAGGCGCACAGGAAAAGAAAGTGCTTCTCATCGAGAAGTCAGCGCTCGGTGGCGTGTGTCTGAACGAAGGGTGCATTCCGACGAAAACACTGCTTAATTCTGCAAAGCTCTATGCGCACGGGATGCATGCTGCGCAATTCGGCGTGTCATTCGATAATCCACGCTTCGATCTTACGGCGGCAATGGCGCATAAAAAGACTGTGATGGATAAACTGCGCGCGGGCATCGCCTATCTCATGAAGAAATATGCGGTCGAAGTAGTCACCGGCTCGGCGTCATTCGTCGATAAGAATACCGTCGCTGTCGACGGTAAGGATTATTCAGCGCCGAACATCATCATCGCGAGCGGATCGGAAGCCTTCGTCCCGCCGATACCGGGTGTGAAGGATAATCCGCGTGTGATGACGAATCGCGAGATACTCTCGATCGCGGAAATGCCCAAATCGCTTGTCGTTGTCGGCGGCGGTGTGATCGGTGTTGAGTTCGCCACGTTCTTCAGCACCTTCGGCGTTAAGGTCGACATCGTTGAGATGCTCCCGGAGATAGTCCCGTTCATGGATACGGAGATAGCGCCGCTGCTCAGAAAAGAGCTTAAACATGTGAGCTTTCATCTCAGCGCTAAGGTCGAGAACGTATCGGGCGGTACTGTCGAATTCACGAAGGACGGGAAGAAAGAAAGCATTACCGCAGATATCATCCTTATGGCTGTCGGTCGAAGACCGAACGTTGCCGGTCTCGGGCTTGAGAAGATCGGCGTCGATTTTGACGGTAAAGGCATCAAAGTGAACGAGAAGATGCAGACGAATGTGCCGGGCATCTACGCCATCGGCGATGCCACCGGCAAATGGCTTCTTGCGCACACCGCTTCCCGCATGGGCGAGGTCGCCGTCAATGTCATTGCGGGAAAGAACGACCGCATGCGCTACAACGCGGTGCCGTGGGCTCTCTACGGTATGCCCGAAGCAGCCGGCTGCGGGATGACGGAGGATGAAGCGAAAAAGAACAATGTGCCGTACATGAAGTCATCGATGCAGCTTCGTGTGAACGGGCGTTTCCTCGCCGAGAACGGGAGCGCGGGCGGTATATGCAAAGTCATTGCGCACAAAGAGAGTGGCGTCATACTCGGTGTTCATATGCTCGGCGGCGCGTGTTCGGAGATGATATTCGGCGTTGCCGCCATGATCGAATCGGAGATACGCATCAATGAACTTAAGGAGATAATTTTTCCGCATCCGTCAGTAAGCGAGATTATTCGAGATGTCGCATTTGAAATGAAAATATAA
- a CDS encoding dihydrolipoamide acetyltransferase family protein, producing the protein MATEVLMPKQGNTVESCLIVEWKKKEGDAVAEKEVICVVETDKATFEIESPAAGTMLKQFFATGDDVPVQTIIAAIGKAGEDVSAMTPNGGASDVKAESAPAPKIESTPAPSPAKVETPSSAPAGDVGVSPRARNLADAKGIAAGTLGGTGPGGRIIERDVKAALSGVPTPAAVAAAKASGMGYPLTGSGIGGRVRAGDLTGRRVQGNISSLPFPGAFTDTPVKGIRKLISERMLTSMTTTAQCTLSSSADASVMLSIRERLKKLPKDDPLSSVTINDFVLFAVARTLTSFRMMNAHFSGTSIREFEAVHLAFAVDTPRGLMVPVIKNAHARSLIDISAEAKRLGKACQDGSAKPDELSGSTFTITNLGALGIESFTPVLNIPEVAILGVCSTVIRPMMKDGALTAVPYMGLSITFNHQAVDGAPTARFLKAVADTLASFDILMLG; encoded by the coding sequence ATGGCCACCGAAGTACTCATGCCGAAACAAGGCAACACCGTCGAATCGTGTCTCATCGTCGAATGGAAGAAGAAGGAAGGCGATGCTGTCGCCGAGAAAGAAGTGATATGTGTCGTTGAGACGGACAAGGCGACGTTCGAGATAGAATCGCCGGCAGCGGGGACAATGCTCAAACAGTTCTTCGCCACGGGCGATGATGTGCCGGTGCAGACTATTATCGCGGCGATAGGCAAGGCGGGCGAGGATGTGAGCGCTATGACGCCGAATGGCGGTGCATCGGATGTGAAAGCAGAGAGCGCTCCGGCACCGAAGATAGAAAGTACACCGGCCCCTTCTCCGGCAAAAGTAGAGACGCCGTCTTCGGCACCGGCGGGCGATGTCGGTGTTTCGCCGCGCGCGCGGAATCTTGCCGACGCAAAAGGCATTGCTGCAGGAACGCTCGGCGGCACGGGTCCCGGCGGACGGATAATTGAACGTGATGTGAAAGCCGCATTGAGTGGAGTGCCGACCCCGGCGGCGGTAGCCGCAGCGAAGGCAAGCGGCATGGGATATCCGCTTACGGGAAGCGGCATAGGCGGACGTGTACGCGCAGGCGATCTTACCGGCAGACGCGTACAGGGAAATATATCATCGCTTCCATTCCCCGGTGCATTCACCGACACTCCGGTCAAAGGCATACGCAAGCTCATATCCGAACGCATGCTCACATCGATGACAACGACGGCGCAGTGCACGCTCTCTTCGAGCGCGGACGCATCGGTCATGCTCTCGATCCGCGAACGGCTCAAAAAACTCCCGAAGGACGATCCGCTCTCATCGGTCACGATAAACGACTTCGTCCTTTTCGCGGTCGCGCGGACGCTCACCTCGTTCAGGATGATGAACGCGCATTTCAGCGGCACATCGATACGGGAATTCGAAGCGGTGCATCTTGCCTTTGCGGTCGATACGCCGCGCGGCCTCATGGTGCCGGTGATAAAGAACGCGCATGCCCGTTCACTCATCGATATTTCTGCGGAGGCAAAGCGGCTCGGGAAAGCATGTCAGGACGGGAGCGCAAAGCCCGACGAACTTTCCGGGAGCACGTTCACGATAACGAATCTCGGCGCGCTCGGTATAGAGAGCTTCACACCGGTGCTCAATATCCCTGAGGTTGCGATACTCGGCGTATGCAGTACGGTCATCCGCCCGATGATGAAGGACGGAGCGTTGACGGCGGTGCCGTATATGGGGTTGTCGATAACGTTCAATCATCAGGCTGTTGACGGCGCACCCACGGCGCGCTTCCTTAAGGCGGTGGCGGATACGTTGGCGAGTTTTGATATTTTAATGCTGGGGTAA
- a CDS encoding DeoR/GlpR family DNA-binding transcription regulator, protein MQSSKEREKAILKLLSEDSTISVTTLSAKLGVSVVTVRSDLNALAEQGLIVRSHGGASVSFHPDIIARQGSMTAQKNAVATLAASLVKDGDTIMIEAGTTTALIAGHLLGKRDVHIVTNSTLIIPAARSNPSLHITVIGGEFRPSTESLVGPIALRDLDQFHVSHFFIGTDGFSPETGLTTHLVESAEVAKRMASQADKTVLVADAAKYGKAGFVKVLPLSEVDILITDNALPEAIRNSLSGSGLEIMIANVKE, encoded by the coding sequence ATGCAAAGCAGTAAAGAACGCGAAAAAGCGATACTAAAGCTCCTTTCCGAAGACTCTACGATCTCTGTAACCACGCTCAGCGCCAAACTCGGTGTATCGGTTGTAACGGTACGAAGCGACCTGAATGCGCTTGCAGAACAGGGGCTTATCGTCCGTTCGCACGGCGGCGCATCGGTCTCTTTCCATCCGGACATCATCGCCCGGCAGGGAAGCATGACGGCGCAGAAGAACGCCGTTGCAACGCTCGCCGCATCACTGGTAAAGGACGGCGATACCATTATGATAGAGGCCGGTACGACGACGGCGCTCATCGCAGGACATCTCCTCGGCAAACGGGATGTGCACATCGTGACGAATTCCACGCTTATCATCCCCGCAGCGCGGTCGAATCCATCGCTCCATATCACGGTCATCGGCGGCGAATTCCGCCCGTCGACAGAGTCGCTCGTCGGACCCATCGCGCTTCGCGATCTTGATCAGTTCCATGTGTCGCACTTTTTCATCGGCACGGACGGTTTCTCGCCGGAGACGGGACTGACCACGCATCTTGTTGAAAGCGCCGAGGTGGCAAAACGGATGGCAAGCCAGGCGGATAAGACCGTGCTCGTTGCTGACGCTGCGAAGTACGGGAAGGCGGGATTCGTGAAAGTGCTTCCGCTGTCCGAGGTCGATATACTTATTACCGACAATGCGCTCCCGGAGGCGATACGCAATTCGCTATCCGGGAGCGGACTTGAAATAATGATCGCGAACGTGAAGGAGTAA
- a CDS encoding putative DNA modification/repair radical SAM protein, which translates to MDLEKLRILGESAKYDICASSSCRISGNIDIFRQNSPVDRIGNLATGGICHSYTPDGRCVSLFKVLLSNYCEKNCLYCPNRKDSGVRRAKFGKDELARIFIDLYSGNFVEGLFLSSAVHCSVDHAMTEMLDVCTIVRTRYRFTGYIHLKILPGVSDAHVESAMKIATRVSLNLEAPNADYLKVIAPEKDFHGEIISRLEAINRNIQNGNRPNAGYTTQLIVGAAGEGDRDIMRTVGYLYRKKNLRRAYFSAFIPQSGTPFAGNSEIPLTRENRLYQADWLLRFYDFDVKDLPFGPDGNLPLDKDPKRAWAEAHPELFPIEINRVSYDELLRVPGIGQISARRIVTARHECRITDVAMLKRMGVVLKNALPFILIDGKSRLPRADTVQRTLFA; encoded by the coding sequence ATGGACCTCGAAAAACTTCGCATACTCGGCGAATCCGCCAAATACGATATCTGTGCATCATCGTCCTGTCGTATCAGCGGGAACATCGATATATTCAGACAAAATTCACCCGTCGACCGCATCGGCAATCTTGCCACCGGCGGCATCTGCCACTCCTACACACCGGACGGGCGATGCGTCTCGCTCTTCAAGGTGCTCCTTTCAAATTACTGCGAGAAGAACTGCCTCTACTGTCCCAACAGGAAAGACAGCGGTGTGCGACGTGCTAAATTCGGAAAGGATGAGCTTGCGCGCATTTTCATCGACCTGTATTCCGGCAACTTTGTCGAGGGGCTTTTTCTGAGCTCGGCGGTGCACTGCTCGGTCGATCACGCTATGACAGAAATGCTCGATGTCTGCACCATTGTACGCACACGGTACCGCTTCACCGGTTATATCCATCTCAAGATACTCCCCGGTGTTTCAGACGCCCATGTCGAGTCAGCGATGAAGATCGCCACGCGTGTATCGCTCAATCTCGAGGCGCCCAACGCCGATTACCTCAAGGTCATCGCACCGGAAAAGGATTTTCACGGCGAGATAATATCGCGCCTTGAGGCCATTAACCGCAATATACAGAACGGGAATCGCCCGAACGCGGGCTATACCACGCAGCTTATCGTGGGGGCGGCCGGCGAGGGGGACAGGGACATCATGAGAACAGTAGGATATCTCTACCGGAAAAAGAACCTCCGCCGTGCGTACTTCTCCGCGTTCATCCCGCAATCGGGAACGCCGTTCGCCGGGAACAGCGAAATACCCCTCACTCGCGAGAACAGGCTCTATCAGGCCGATTGGCTTCTGCGTTTCTACGATTTCGATGTGAAAGATCTCCCCTTCGGTCCCGACGGGAATCTCCCCCTCGATAAGGACCCCAAGCGGGCATGGGCTGAAGCGCATCCCGAGCTTTTCCCCATAGAGATAAACCGCGTATCCTATGATGAGCTCCTGCGAGTCCCCGGTATCGGTCAGATATCCGCGCGTCGCATCGTGACCGCCCGGCACGAATGCCGCATTACGGATGTAGCGATGTTGAAACGCATGGGGGTGGTGCTCAAGAACGCGCTGCCGTTCATACTCATCGACGGTAAAAGCAGGCTTCCGCGTGCGGACACCGTACAGCGTACGCTCTTCGCATGA
- a CDS encoding methyltransferase domain-containing protein, with product MIELQRKLLGDTVRNSAFAEAIERTVHRGSVVIDAGSGTGFLSMLAARRGAKCHLIEEGAVMSLAKRMARENGFDDFSFHHSHSSRVKAKIRADVLITETLGNFAYEENIIETVADAKRFLKPNAHIIPSSIRNFAAPVIDERVYHGVNVWDTVGYEIDMSAARTISLNNMYVRKIAPASLLDGEKSVRQWDEVDFSRHSKSIRRGSIRWRVPTGVTVYGFCLFWECTLAEDIILSTSPFADDTHWDQIFLPLLMPIVMPPHASLSVTIVSNTEKNGVIVGWRTSVLSGERELSVQDMSTENGILV from the coding sequence ATGATAGAACTGCAGCGGAAACTGCTCGGTGATACCGTACGCAACAGTGCTTTCGCAGAGGCGATAGAGCGCACGGTTCACCGCGGGTCCGTCGTCATCGATGCCGGCAGCGGTACCGGTTTTCTCAGCATGCTCGCAGCGCGCCGCGGGGCGAAATGCCACCTCATTGAAGAGGGCGCTGTCATGTCGCTTGCCAAGCGTATGGCGCGCGAGAACGGTTTCGATGACTTTTCATTCCATCATTCCCACTCCTCGCGCGTGAAAGCGAAGATACGCGCGGATGTGCTCATCACCGAGACGCTCGGTAATTTCGCCTACGAAGAGAACATCATCGAAACGGTGGCCGACGCGAAGCGTTTCCTCAAACCGAACGCACACATCATTCCGTCATCGATACGCAATTTCGCCGCACCGGTCATCGATGAGCGCGTGTACCACGGCGTGAACGTATGGGATACGGTCGGCTACGAGATCGATATGTCCGCGGCGAGGACGATTTCGCTCAACAACATGTACGTGCGGAAGATCGCCCCCGCATCGCTCCTGGACGGCGAAAAGAGCGTACGCCAATGGGATGAGGTCGATTTTTCACGGCACTCGAAAAGCATACGCCGCGGGAGCATACGCTGGCGCGTACCCACGGGTGTCACGGTATACGGTTTCTGTCTTTTCTGGGAATGCACGCTCGCGGAGGATATCATCCTCTCGACGAGCCCCTTCGCCGATGACACGCATTGGGACCAGATATTCCTCCCGCTGCTGATGCCGATAGTCATGCCGCCGCATGCATCGCTTTCAGTCACCATCGTATCGAACACTGAAAAGAACGGCGTTATCGTCGGGTGGAGAACGAGCGTGCTGTCTGGGGAAAGAGAGCTATCCGTACAGGATATGAGTACGGAGAACGGCATCCTCGTTTGA
- a CDS encoding NAD(P)H-dependent oxidoreductase subunit E — MSTAISSILKRYNGDETRLMDMLIDIQSELGYLSESTIDEISRVLSVPRVNIEQTVSFYHFFSKEPRGKYTVYLNNGVVSGLNGREEVHRAFEEAADCRFGSVSKDGVIGLFETACIGMSDQEPAAIINDEIFPRLTAARVRELVTGMFNGKPIADLKGSVYGDGRNADTRIRSLVHNNIRKKGDIVFSEHTPGEAIKKIVAMGSSEVINLVKASSVRGRGGAGFPTGMKWEVARKAAGDTKYIFCNADEGEPGTFKDRVILTEMPKLVFEGMAVAGYAVGATMGILYLRNEYRYLRAYLERTLEEMRTENLLGSFIAGKSGFNFDIRIQFGAGAYVCGEESALIESAEGKRGEPRDRPPFPVEKGYLDKPTVVNNVETLCSIVKVLIHGADWYNNIGTAESKGTKVISVSGDCEKPGIYEIAWGFSVNDVLSMVGATDVQAVQIGGPSGSCIAPNEFNRVLAYEDLATGGSLIIIGKKRDLLRDVVLNFSEFFREESCGSCVPCRVLTGMAKRLLVRIIEGAGTAADLETFTAWAAVMKKNRCGLGQTALNPIITTLRNFRPLYGSRIKESDERFVPGFDLAKETTDYEKAVTAP, encoded by the coding sequence ATGAGCACTGCGATCTCTTCCATCCTCAAACGATACAACGGCGATGAGACCCGTCTCATGGACATGCTCATCGATATACAATCCGAGCTCGGCTATCTATCCGAGAGTACGATCGACGAGATATCGCGCGTTCTCAGTGTCCCCCGGGTGAACATCGAGCAGACGGTCTCGTTCTATCATTTCTTCTCGAAAGAGCCGCGAGGAAAATACACGGTCTACCTCAACAACGGCGTGGTGTCAGGGCTCAACGGCCGCGAGGAAGTACACCGCGCATTCGAGGAGGCGGCTGACTGCCGATTCGGGAGCGTGTCAAAGGACGGCGTCATCGGTCTTTTCGAGACCGCCTGCATCGGCATGAGCGATCAGGAACCTGCGGCCATCATCAATGACGAGATCTTTCCCCGCCTCACCGCAGCGCGCGTGCGTGAGCTTGTGACCGGGATGTTCAACGGAAAACCGATCGCCGACCTCAAGGGCAGCGTGTACGGCGACGGGCGCAATGCGGATACTCGCATACGTTCGCTCGTTCACAATAACATCCGGAAGAAGGGCGATATCGTCTTTTCCGAACATACTCCCGGCGAGGCGATAAAAAAGATCGTCGCCATGGGTTCATCGGAGGTCATCAACCTGGTCAAGGCATCGAGCGTGCGCGGACGCGGCGGTGCGGGCTTTCCCACCGGCATGAAATGGGAAGTGGCGCGCAAGGCTGCGGGCGATACGAAATATATCTTCTGCAATGCCGACGAGGGCGAGCCGGGGACGTTCAAGGACCGTGTCATACTGACCGAAATGCCGAAACTGGTGTTCGAGGGCATGGCGGTCGCCGGCTATGCGGTCGGCGCCACGATGGGTATATTGTACCTTCGCAATGAGTACCGCTATCTGCGCGCGTACCTCGAACGCACGCTCGAGGAGATGCGAACGGAAAATCTTCTCGGATCGTTCATCGCGGGGAAATCCGGCTTCAATTTCGATATTCGCATCCAGTTCGGCGCGGGGGCCTATGTGTGCGGTGAGGAATCCGCGCTCATAGAATCCGCGGAAGGCAAACGCGGTGAGCCGCGCGACCGCCCGCCGTTCCCCGTCGAAAAAGGATATCTGGATAAGCCGACCGTCGTCAATAATGTGGAGACGCTCTGTTCGATCGTCAAAGTGCTTATCCATGGGGCGGACTGGTACAATAACATCGGGACAGCCGAATCAAAGGGGACAAAGGTCATAAGCGTTTCCGGCGACTGTGAAAAGCCCGGCATATACGAGATCGCCTGGGGGTTTTCCGTCAACGATGTTCTTTCCATGGTCGGCGCAACGGACGTTCAGGCAGTACAGATCGGAGGGCCGTCCGGGTCATGCATTGCGCCGAACGAATTCAACCGCGTCCTCGCGTACGAAGACCTTGCTACCGGCGGTTCGCTTATCATCATCGGCAAGAAACGCGACCTTCTCAGGGATGTTGTTCTTAATTTTTCGGAATTCTTCCGCGAGGAATCATGCGGTTCGTGCGTTCCCTGCCGTGTGCTCACCGGCATGGCGAAACGGCTCCTCGTGCGCATCATAGAAGGTGCAGGCACAGCGGCCGATCTTGAAACGTTCACCGCATGGGCGGCGGTGATGAAAAAGAACCGCTGCGGCCTCGGACAGACGGCGCTCAACCCGATAATCACGACGCTCAGGAATTTCCGGCCGCTGTACGGGTCGCGCATAAAAGAAAGCGACGAACGCTTCGTCCCCGGTTTCGATCTTGCGAAGGAAACGACGGACTACGAAAAAGCAGTGACGGCGCCATAG
- a CDS encoding 2Fe-2S iron-sulfur cluster-binding protein: protein MSTFVKFTIDGKVCLAEEGTQLVEAARENGVFIPTLCNYRGIPPKGSCRICTVSINGKPATACTTKVADGMDVVNDTKESEEFRRSIVEILFAEGNHLCPSCEKSGSCELQALAYRYRMTVPNFDFLYPKREVEAWHPRILKDHNRCILCKRCIRGIHNADGKAIFAFGKRGDRLVINIDPETSKGIDEKLAQKAMDICPVGAILHKGKGFDIPIGKRQYDKRPIGSEIEA from the coding sequence ATGTCTACGTTCGTAAAATTCACGATCGATGGGAAAGTGTGTCTCGCTGAAGAAGGCACGCAGCTCGTTGAGGCGGCGCGTGAGAACGGCGTGTTCATCCCCACGCTCTGTAATTACAGGGGTATCCCCCCGAAAGGGTCATGCCGCATCTGTACGGTATCCATCAATGGGAAACCGGCCACTGCATGTACGACGAAGGTCGCCGACGGCATGGATGTCGTTAACGATACGAAGGAAAGCGAGGAGTTCCGCCGCTCCATCGTTGAGATATTGTTCGCGGAGGGCAATCATCTCTGTCCCTCATGTGAGAAAAGCGGTTCATGCGAACTTCAAGCCCTCGCGTATCGCTACCGTATGACCGTACCGAATTTCGATTTTCTCTACCCAAAGCGAGAGGTGGAGGCATGGCACCCGAGGATACTCAAGGACCATAACCGCTGCATATTGTGCAAACGGTGCATACGCGGCATTCACAATGCCGACGGCAAGGCGATATTCGCGTTCGGCAAACGCGGCGACAGGCTCGTCATCAATATCGACCCGGAAACGTCCAAAGGCATCGACGAAAAACTCGCACAGAAAGCGATGGATATCTGCCCCGTCGGAGCCATTCTCCATAAGGGCAAGGGGTTCGATATCCCTATCGGCAAACGGCAGTACGATAAAAGACCGATCGGCAGCGAAATCGAGGCGTAG
- a CDS encoding NADP oxidoreductase gives MGKKIVATASLAGCFGCHMSLLDIDERILPLIDLVEFHKSPIDDIKTFTKECDIGLIEGGCCNDENVHNLIEFRKHCKTLVAVGECAIMGGLPSMRNWVPLSECIDEAYRNGPTVADCNEKGIVPNDPEIPKILNRVRPCHEIVKIDYSLPGCPPRADLIWEALVALVTGKPLTLPYEVFKFD, from the coding sequence ATGGGAAAAAAGATCGTCGCGACCGCATCACTGGCCGGCTGTTTCGGATGTCATATGTCGCTTCTCGACATCGACGAACGCATTCTGCCGCTCATCGATCTTGTCGAATTCCACAAGTCGCCCATCGACGACATCAAGACGTTCACGAAGGAATGCGATATCGGTCTCATCGAAGGCGGCTGCTGCAACGATGAGAACGTGCACAATCTCATCGAATTCCGCAAGCACTGCAAAACCTTAGTAGCCGTCGGCGAATGCGCGATCATGGGCGGGCTCCCCTCCATGCGCAACTGGGTACCGCTTTCCGAATGCATCGATGAGGCGTATCGCAATGGGCCCACGGTCGCAGACTGCAACGAAAAGGGCATCGTCCCCAACGACCCGGAGATCCCGAAAATACTCAACCGCGTGCGGCCATGTCATGAGATAGTGAAGATCGATTACAGTCTGCCCGGCTGCCCGCCGCGCGCCGACCTCATCTGGGAAGCGCTCGTCGCGCTTGTCACCGGTAAACCGCTTACGCTGCCGTACGAAGTGTTCAAGTTCGATTGA